One part of the Phaseolus vulgaris cultivar G19833 unplaced genomic scaffold, P. vulgaris v2.0 scaffold_66, whole genome shotgun sequence genome encodes these proteins:
- the LOC137817446 gene encoding uncharacterized protein produces MTPSSPPPSDNSDAERRLREAEERLRDAIEELQRRAAAHAQQHLRVESPPCDHGPDESCVAHAIGNLCQTFLLSYGVRVGIGILLRAFKLVRRQSYSSLLDLKQLVSEKDLIVREEACRIGLLFGGFTGSYHALRCLLRKLRKKEAPLNAILAGSIAGFSILALNDSNRRRTLALYLLARLAQCAYNSAKSKNKFHLWGSHWRHGDSLLFAIACAQVMYAFVMRPESLPKSYQDFIQKTGPVAEPVYKAVRDSCRGHPVDVASLHTYLSHVGRSDYIKLEEFPSTIPCSIIHPETLSCLAHQVNATSTTFKKTFPLYFSLTFVPFVVLHLQKFTDAPFRTFWLAIKGGVRSTTFLSAFVGIFQGVICLHRKVFSRDHKLVYWIAGGISALSVLLEKKAKRGELALYVLPRAGDSLWYILVNRHLLPNIRNAEVFLFSLCMGGIMYYLEHEPETMAPFLRGLIRRFLASRISNPSPPFNRTASYAYLHAIDGMSPPTLQEKRDTESSQKYNLESIPGL; encoded by the exons ATGACACCATCCTCGCCTCCGCCGTCCGACAATTCCGACGCCGAGCGCCGTCTTCGCGAAGCGGAGGAGCGCCTCCGCGACGCCATCGAGGAGCTCCAGCGCCGGGCTGCCGCTCATGCTCAGCAACACCTCCGCGTGGAATCGCCTCCCTGCGATCATGGCCCCGACGAGTCATGTGTCGCTCACGCCATTGGCAACCTCTGTCAGACCTTCCTTCTCTCCTATGGCGTCAGAGTCGGCATTGGTATACTCCTCCGCGCCTTCAAGCTCGTTCGGAGGCAGTCCTACTCCTCTCTCCTCGATCTCAAG CAACTTGTATCCGAGAAAGATCTAATAGTAAGGGAAGAAGCATGCCGAATTGGTTTACTCTTTGGTGGTTTCACTGGATCTTATCATGCTCTTAGATGTTTGTTGCGTAAATTGAGGAAGAAGGAGGCACCACTTAATGC AATTTTAGCAGGTTCAATAGCGGGTTTCTCAATTCTGGCATTGAATGATTCAAATAGGAGACGTACACTGGCTTTGTACCTGTTGGCGAGGCTGGCCCAG TGTGCTTATAACTCTGCAAAGTCTAAGAACAAGTTTCACCTTTGGGGGAGTCATTGGAGGCATGGAGATTCATTGCTGTTTGCTATTGCTTGTGCACAG gTTATGTATGCCTTTGTTATGCGTCCTGAGAGCTTGCCAAAATCCTATCAAGACTTCATTCAAAAAACAGGGCCAGTTGCAGAGCCTGTGTACAAGGCTGTGAGGGATAGCTGTAGAGGTCATCCAGTTGATGTTGCTTCACTACATACCTATTTATCTCATGTAGGAAGGTCTGACTATATAAAGTTGGAAGAATTTCCCTCCACTATTCCGTGTTCCATCATTCATCCTGAAACACTTTCATGTTTAGCCCATCAAGTAAATGCAACTTCAACTACGTTTAAGAAAACATTCCCGCTTTACTTCTCTTTGACCTTTGTGCCTTTTGTTGTTCTGCACCTACAGAAG TTCACTGATGCTCCTTTCCGTACTTTCTGGCTTGCCATTAAAGGAGGTGTTCGCTCAACGACTTTTTTGTCTGCTTTTGTTGGAATCTTTCAG GGAGTGATATGTTTACATAGAAAAGTTTTTTCAAGAGATCACAAGCTGGTATATTGGATAGCAGGTGGAATATCTGCCCTATCTGTGCTATTGGAGAAAAAAGCTAAGCGTGGTGAGCTAGCTTTATATGTTCTTCCCAGAGCAGGAGATTCATTATGGTATATCTTGGTAAACAGGCACCTCCTTCCAAATATCAGGAACGCTGAG GTTTTCTTGTTTTCTCTGTGTATGGGAGGAATAATGTATTACTTGGAACACGAGCCAGAAACCATGGCTCCATTTCTGAGGGGCCTGATCCGTCGCTTCCTTGCCAGCAGAATCAGCAATCCAAGCCCACCATTTAATCGGACTGCTTCCTACGCATACCTGCATGCTATTGATGGCATGTCGCCACCAACATTACAGGAAAAGAGGGATACTGAATCTTCCCAAAAGTACAATCTTGAATCTATTCCTGGGCTTTAA